A single genomic interval of Anopheles marshallii chromosome 2, idAnoMarsDA_429_01, whole genome shotgun sequence harbors:
- the LOC128718898 gene encoding probable lysine-specific demethylase 4B gives MSEDTRVKIQVFRPTWEEFKKFPKYIEYIESQGAHKAGLAKIIPPPEWIPRKIGYNLDSLDLTIPAPICQVVAGKQGLYQQINIQKNPLTVKQFAELANTERYATPKHFDFEDLERKYWKNITYVAPIYGADVCGSITDKDCNIWNINHLGTILDYVDEDYGISIDGVNTAYLYFGMWKTTFAWHTEDMDLYSINYLHFGAPKTWYAVPPEHGRKLEKLAKNSFPASHNTCSAFLRHKMTLISPQILKQHNIPFDKITQEENEIMITFPFGYHAGFNHGFNCAESTNFAMPRWIEYGKRAAQCYCSSDMVKILMDTFVKRFQPERYEAWMDGTDFGPHPEDPTCIVGPPPRITEAGDEKDEGIEAGEPMPMKKGCNPTVSIRKISFKEKNPDLDLTDIQQNPHLPDDVKQALSGITEEEEECDAAAQPEKSSKSFKPSSYDPFDDEEDDEAVTNRKKSGKKRKKVDSDYDDDWYSSTHGRARGRKSITPRKREDTSEESNRATNRRAQLEAKKKEKEIKKEQRQKQVAEKKAAAANERKQRQMENERLKRLLIERKLQAEFERGLPRNQKPHPITPSDPLRIESKTTGGFAGGRICILKAPTYRRPVSVDEVDPLSVRARHSMPSVKGSIKAITKTNVRKSLPDPVSKSCPNHLSKSFPDLVLTDIMKPFPGEIVQRASPVRDCTTAINHKAELPHTCSITRVAKSRPRKPVSNSSLLRKNNKPNNDANLTKPDGTCGTALSAGTSSVSKTIPDPGKKKSAESPKPTQPAPVNVKPVMYATPTKKPSPDLFDNSKDFLTVFNQFVTSDKKVCPMLVSSTSHIVRPTTSTVQPKNSPTGLCTQTQNIAEDLTVSKNNLPNHTVGNVTNQQAIAPDLADSVRPNGDQSLSPLPKSVTPSGDSSSKSNAGNESAVLFITNNHINMERTILKVPTPTVKPCTQPVSVTEHPSLDGNAQSQNIVLIFSESGAAKLHPLMPYNNAPLADGLLSAINSSSVAQSPSFIAKEPLMQRNSSCS, from the exons ATGTCGGAAGATACACGCGTCAAAATACAGGTTTTCCGGCCAACTTGGGAAGAGTTTAAGAAATTTCCTAAATACATAGAATACATAGAGTCCCAAGGTGCTCACAAAGCCGGTCTAGCGAAG atTATTCCTCCGCCAGAATGGATACCCCGTAAAATTGGATACAATCTGGATAGCTTAGACCTTACTATTCCGGCACCTATTTGCCAGGTAGTGGCCGGAAAGCAAGGGCTTTATCAACAAATCAACATCCAAAAGAATCCATTGACCGTGAAGCAGTTTGCTGAATTGGCTAATACAGAACG CTATGCTACACCAAAACACTTCGACTTTGAAGATTTAGAGCGAAAGTATtggaaaaacataacatacgttGCTCCCATTTATGGGGCTGATGTGTGCGGAAGCATTACCGATAAAGACTGCAAT ATCTGGAACATTAACCATCTCGGTACGATATTGGACTACGTGGATGAGGATTACGGAATATCGATCGATGGTGTGAATACGGCTTACCTATACTTTGGGATGTGGAAAACAACATTCGCCTGGCACACCGAGGATATGGACTTGTACTCGATCAACTATCTGCACTTTGGTGCTCCAAAAACATGGTACGCAGTGCCACCGGAGCATGGCCGCAAGTTGGAAAAGCTGGCTAAAAACAGTTTTCCAGCCAGCCACAACACTTGTTCCGCCTTCCTGCGCCACAAGATGACGCTCATTAGTCCGCAAATACTCAAGCAACATAACATTCCATTCGATAAGATAACGCAGGAGGAGAATGAAATAATGATTACCTTTCCGTTCGGCTACCATGCCGGGTTTAATCACGGGTTTAACTGTGCCGAATCGACCAATTTTGCCATGCCGCGGTGGATCGAATATGGTAAGCGTGCGGCCCAGTGCTACTGCAGCTCGGATATGGTAAAGATCCTGATGGACACGTTTGTGAAACGGTTCCAACCGGAACGGTACGAAGCGTGGATGGATGGGACCGATTTTGGTCCGCACCCGGAAGATCCGACCTGTATCGTCGGTCCCCCGCCACGCATAACCGAAGCAGGTGACGAAAAGGATGAAGGCATTGAAGCGGGTGAGCCAATGCCGATGAAAAAGGGTTGCAATCCCACCGTCAGCATACGGAAGATTTCGTTCAAGGAGAAAAACCCCGACCTAGATTTAACGGACATCCAACAGAATCCGCACTTGCCGGATGATGTCAAACAGGCGCTTAGTGGCATAacggaggaagaggaagagtgTGATGCAGCGGCACAACCGGAAAAGTCATCGAAAAGCTTCAAACCATCGTCTTACGATCCGTTCGACGATgaggaggacgacgaagcCGTAACGAATCGGAAAAaatcggggaaaaaaaggaaaaaagtggACAGTGACTATGATGACGACTGGTACTCGAGTACCCATGGTCGTGCACGGGGTCGCAAAAGTATAACACCCCGAAAGCGAGAGGATACGAGTGAAGAATCGAACCGGGCCACCAATAGGAGGGCACAGTTGGAAgcgaaaaagaaggaaaaagaaattaaaaaagaacagaGGCAGAAGCAGGTGGCAGAGAAAAAAGCAGCCGCAGCTAATGAGCGCAAGCAAAGGCAAATGGAGAACGAACGGCTTAAAAGGCTGCTAATCGAACGGAAGCTTCAGGCTGAGTTTGAACGTGGCTTGCCAAGGAATCAAAAACCCCATCCCATTACACCATCCGACCCGTTGCGCATTGAGAGTAAAACGACCGGAGGGTTTGCGGGTGGAAGAATTTGCATCCTAAAAGCACCGACCTATCGGCGGCCCGTATCTGTGGACGAGGTAGATCCGCTAAGTGTGCGAGCGCGTCATTCGATGCCATCGGTCAAAGGATCTATTAAAGCAATCACAAAAACGAACGTGCGCAAGTCACTTCCCGATCCAGTGAGTAAATCATGTCCCAATCACTTGAGCAAATCATTTCCCGATCTCGTGCTAACGGACATAATGAAACCGTTTCCCGGAGAGATTGTACAGCGGGCGAGTCCTGTGCGTGATTGTACGACCGCAATCAATCATAAGGCAGAACTTCCCCACACCTGTTCAATAACTCGAGTAGCGAAATCGCGTCCGAGAAAACCGGTGTCGAACTCTAGTCTattgcggaaaaataacaaaccgaATAATGATGCTAATTTAACGAAGCCGGATGGCACGTGTGGTACAGCCTTATCGGCAGGCACCAGTAGTGTAAGTAAAACGATTCCTGATCCTGGTAAGAAAAAATCAGCTGAAAGCCCCAAGCCTACCCAGCCAGCTCCAGTAAACGTTAAGCCGGTGATGTACGCAACTCCGACCAAAAAACCATCGCCCGACTTGTTCGACAATAGTAAAGATTTCTTAACAGTATTTAACCAATTTGTGACGTCCGACAAGAAGGTGTGCCCGATGCTGGTCAGCAGCACCTCACATATAGTACGACCGACGACGAGTACGGTACAGCCCAAAAATTCACCAACGGGCTTATGTACCCAAACACAAAATATCGCCGAGGATTTAACAGTTTCTAAAAATAATCTACCCAACCATACGGTTGGGAATGTCACAAACCAACAAGCGATAGCGCCTGATTTAGCCGACTCGGTGCGGCCGAACGGTGACCAATCTTTGTCACCGTTGCCCAAGAGCGTAACACCATCCGGTGACAGTAGTAGCAAATCCAATGCTGGGAACGAATCGGCCGTTCTGTTCATCACCAATAATCACATCAACATGGAACGTACTATACTGAAAGTACCAACACCAACAGTGAAACCGTGCACACAACCAGTGTCCGTTACGGAACACCCCAGTTTGGATGGGAATGCACAATCCCAAAATATAGTATTGATATTTAGCGAATCCGGAGCAGCAAAACTCCATCCACTCATGCCATACAACAATGCACCGTTAGCGGATGGTTTGCTGTCGGCTATCAATAGTTCCTCGGTGGCACAGTCGCCCAGCTTCATTGCGAAGGAACCTTTAATGCAGCGGAACAGTTCATGCAGTTAG
- the LOC128708130 gene encoding neuropeptide Y receptor type 2-like translates to MKTGFQFIPESRPLVYIPASRFFWEAPTAPNTSLYNYPLELWSTIPESELITKLCVFIPIIVFGLLGNGILLEVIFSNRTLRTPSHLLIANLVVTDFLTLLVCPIFFMTHDFFQNYLLGPVGCKLEGLIEGGLLVTSVLGMCVISYDRLSAVVLSSGTRLKGRGTVAAIVFCWIMGFSIAMPLSLYRHFKIRHWKDLVEMYCYEDRSVLATYWEFLLVMLVWVPLGVMLVAYTLIIVKLDRYERNALRRQHPMVVRYKSRVAKTLYIVLLAFIIVRVPFTIMVFVYYSIEPFEHFQFSESFIFVWWLAKVAFIFLNAAVNPLIYGLTNKTFKKALRGSKILQCLCRLSPEEQESTAIPKAAQAQRFCCLRSTNSDAMEHSSQDDKVLHRSRFSRVSKRFRATWLNSTFKGRQPKNETTVDDKS, encoded by the exons ATGAAAACTGGATTTCAATTCATTCCGGAAAGCCGGCCCCTCGTCTATATTCCCGCATCGAGATTCTTTTGGGAGGCTCCCACTGCC CCCAACACATCGCTCTACAACTACCCGCTGGAACTGTGGAGTACCATACCCGAATCGGAACTGATCACGAAGCTGTGCGTGTTTATACCCATCATCGTGTTCGGTCTGCTCGGTAATGGCATTCTGCTGGAGGTTATATTTTCCAACCGTACGCTGCGCACTCCGAGCCATCTGCTGATAGCGAACCTGGTAGTGACCGATTTCCTAACCCTGCTCGTGTGTCCCATCTTCTTCATGACGCACGACTTCTTCCAGAACTATCTGCTCGGACCGGTTGGATGTAAACTCGAGGGACTTATCGAAG GAGGCCTTTTGGTCACATCCGTGCTGGGTATGTGCGTCATCAGCTACGATCGCTTGTCGGCAGTGGTGCTGTCTTCCGGCACACGGCTCAAGGGGCGCGGTACCGTAGCGGCGATCGTGTTTTGCTGGATTATGGGATTTAGCATCGCGATGCCACTGTCCCTATATCGGCACTTTAAGATCCGCCACTGGAAGGATCTCGTGGAGATGTACTGCTACGAGGATCGCTCCGTACTGGCAACGTACTGGGAGTTTCTGCTGGTCATGCTCGTATGGGTTCCGCTCGGTGTAATGTTGGTGGCGTACACCCTGATCATCGTTAAGCTGGATCGCTACGAACGAAATGCGCTCCGAAGGCAACATCCGATGGTGGTCCGGTACAAAAGTCGGGTAGCCAAAACTCTTTACATTGTGCTGCTGGCATTCATTATTGTACGCGTTCCCTTCACCATTATGGTGTTTGTCTACTACAGCATCGAACCTTTCGAACATTTCCAG TTCAGCGAAAGTTTCATTTTCGTCTGGTGGTTGGCGAAGGTTGCCTTCATCTTCCTGAACGCCGCCGTCAATCCGCTCATCTACGGtctcacaaacaaaaccttcaaaaAGGCACTGCGAGGATCGAAAATCTTGCAGTGCCTGTGTCGTTTGTCACCAGAAGAG CAAGAATCTACAGCAATTCCCAAAGCCGCCCAAGCCcaaaggttttgttgtttgaggAGCACAAATTCGGATGCAATGGAACACTCATCGCAGGACGACAAAGTACTCCATCGCTCACGATTTTCCCGTGTCAG TAAGCGGTTCCGCGCGACGTGGCTAAACTCAACGTTTAAAGGGCGACAgccgaaaaatgaaacaactgTAGATGATAAATCGTAA
- the LOC128707009 gene encoding zinc transporter ZIP1-like — MDILATTTERLAETLASVGANGTLTLKPFQDGEDHADHDEEDSPTIAKVTSMVVLFSVSMVCGLVPFKLVRWFNLNPSSPSGGTHLFLIRLLLSFGGGALLSTTFLHLLPEINHSIAELVETGALPEPDDLPFPLGEFLLTSGFFMIYLIEEVVHWWMHRRSAIARAAKAEKSAAGGMSFEAHSKHDLAHGHSHAGNITAVYPVSDIDGTPTAVPIDAPAPAASNANGPLRGLLIVLALSIHELFEGLAVGLERSPSAVWLLFGAVASHKFVIAFCVAFELLVAAVQFRIAVAYIFVYSVVSPLGIGIGIALSSVSSDTNQTIEVVSVILQGLASGTLIYVIFFEILAKDAGHSHGGGGDNDGQQGHDHQHSVSPTNGLWQFLAVLAGFGLLLGIKAATGHSHNHSHGGGDDHDHDH; from the exons ATGGACATTCTAGCGACGACGACAGAGCGCTTGGCCGAAACACTAGCGTCCGTCGGTGCAAACGGGACGCTAACGCTGAAACCCTTCCAAGATGGCGAAGATCATGCCGATCACGACGAAGAAGATTCGCCAACGATAGCCAAAGTGACCTCCATGGTGGTACTGTTCAGTGTCAGCATGGTGTGTGGCCTGGTGCCGTTCAAGTTGGTGCGCTGGTTTAACCTGAATCCATCCTCCCCGTCCGGGGGCACACATTTGTTCCTgatccggctgctgctgtcgtTCGGCGGTGGTGCCCTGCTCAGTACCACCTTTCTGCATCTGCTGCCCGAGATAAACCACTCGATCGCCGAGTTGGTCGAAACCGGTGCTCTGCCCGAACCGGACGATCTGCCCTTTCCGCTCGGCGAATTCCTGCTCACGAGCGGGTTCTTCATGATTTATCTCATCGAGGAGGTGGTGCACTGGTGGATGCATCGCCGTTCGGCAATCGCCCGTGCTGCCAAAGCCGAAAAGAGTGCGGCCGGTGGTATGAGCTTCGAGGCACACTCCAAACATGACCTAGCGCATGGACATTCACATGCCGGCAACATAACCGCCGTCTACCCGGTGTCCGATATCGACGGAACGCCCACCGCAGTACCGATCGATGCCCCGGCACCAGCAGCGTCCAACGCGAACGGACCACTGCGCGGACTGCTGATTGTGCTCGCCCTCTCCATTCACGAGCTGTTCGAAGGGCTGGCAGTCGGGCTGGAACGGTCACCATCAGCCGTGTGGTTACTGTTCGGGGCCGTCGCCTCGCACAAGTTCGTGATCGCCTTCTGCGTTGCGTTCGAGCTGCTGGTGGCGGCCGTACAGTTCCGCATTGCCGTCGCGTACATCTTCGTCTACTCGGTGGTCAGCCCGCTCGGTATCGGCATCGGGATCGCGCTCAGCTCCGTCAGCTCCGACACGAACCAAACGATCGAGGTCGTGTCGGTGATACTGCAGGGTCTCGCCAGCGGCACGCTGATCTACGTGATCTTCTTCGAGATTCTGGCGAAAGATGCCGGACACAGTCATGGGGGTGGCGGTGATAACGATGGACAGCAAGGGCACGATCATCAGCATTCGGTGTCGCCCACGAACGGACTGTGGCAGTTCTTGGCCGTACTGGCCGGGTTTGGTCTGCTGCTTGGCATCAAGGCCGCAA CCGGACACAGCCATAATCATAGTCACGGAGGAGGTGACGATCACGATCATGACCATTAA